The sequence CTGACGTACCAGCAGATCACCGGAGACGCGCACCCCTCACTGAACACCAAGGTCTCGGGCAGCTGCATCGACGGCTACTTCGTCCTGGGCGGCCTGCTCTACGGCCGGCTGCTGCTGCGGCACCGGCGCCTGTTCCGCGGCGCCGGTGCGGCCTGATCCGGCCCGGCTACTCGGAACTCCCGCGCGTGATGAGGAAGAGCACCCGCAGTCCGATGACCCCGGACACCACCAGCAGGTGGTAGCCGAGCAGTTCGAAGAAGCGGATGCCCGGTACGACGACGGGGCCGCCGCGGATGCTGAGCAGGACCGCGGACATCACACCGCAGGTCGCCGCGATGAAGGTGAGCAGCACCTCGTGCACCAGGGACCGGATGTAGCGCCGGTCCCGGGCGTCGGCGAAGAGCCTGACCCCGACGCCCAGCCGGCCCTGCTCCAGAGCGCTCGTGACGCGTTCCAGGCGGCGCGGCAGCCGCCTGACCAGTTCCCATACGGAGGCCAGCTCGGCCAGGCTGACCGGGTGGCCGCCGGCCGGCACGGCCGAGGCCGTGCCGACGCCGCCGAGGCGGACGTCGACGAGGCGCCTGGCCTCCTCGACCAGTGAGAAGCCGGGGACGACGGTCATCAGCGTGCCCTCCAGCGTGCCCAGGGCCCGGAAGACCGCGGCGACCTCGGGCGGCACCGCGAGACCGTGCTGGGAAACCAGGCGGAACAGGTCACCGAACACCTCGACGTTGGGTGTGCCGCCGCCGGCGAAGTGCCGGGACAGGAAGCGGCCGAGGGCCCGCTCGAGCCGGGGCTCGTCCACCTCGTCGGGACGGGTGACGATGATGAGCAGCGCGTCGCACAGCGCGGCCGCGTCCCCGGCGTGCAGGGCCAGCAGGAAGGCCCGCAGACCGGAGCGGACCGTGGTGTCGATGCGGCCCACGGAGCCGAAGTCCACCAGGCCCAGCCCGCCGTCGTCCAGCAGCAGGACGTTGCCCGGATGAGGGTCGGCGTGGAACAGGCCGTCGGTCATGACCTGCTCGAACAGCTCGGCCAGCAGATCGCGGGCCAGCGCCAGCCGTTGTTCGTGGCCCAGTTGGCGCAGGGGCGCGGTGCCGGCGGGCTTGCCGTGCAGCCGCTCCAGCACCAGCACCTCTTCGCCGGACAGCTCCGGGTGGACGGCGGGCACCCGGATGGCGGGGGGCCGGCCACGCCGGTCACGGGCGGCGGCCGTGGCGGCGAGGTTCGCGGCCTCCACGCGGAAGTCGAGTTCCTCCCGGACCGACTGCGCGAACCCTTCGGCCAGCTCCCGCGCACCGAGGGAACGGGCCCAACGGGTGCGCCGTTCCAGCGACTTCGCCAGGCCCTGGACGATGTCCAGATCACGGCGGACCAGTTCCTCGATGCCGGGCCTGCGGACCTTCACCACCACCTCGTCCCCGCAGTGCATGCGCGCCGTGTGCACCTGGGCGATGGAGGCGGCCGCCACGGGCACCGGGTCGAACCGGGCGAAGGCCTGCTCCACGGGGACGCCGAGGGCCCGCCCGAGTGCCTCGCGCACCGGGGGCCAGGGCTCGGCGGGCACCTGGTGGTGCAGGCGGGCCAGTTCACGCACGAACTCGGGCGGCAGCAGGTCCTGGCGGGTGGCGAGCACCTGACCGAGCTTGATGAAGGTGGCTCCGCCCTGCTCCAGGGCGAGGCGCAGCGAGTGCGCCAGTGCGGCCCCTCCTTCCCGCACCGGCCCGCCGCCGAGGTAGGGGCGCAGCCCGTGCCGGACCGCGATGGACGCGATCTGCGCGGATCTGCGGGCACAGGCGAGCCGTGAGCGCACCGCCCGCGCCCAGTCCGTCGGCCAGCCCACCGTGCCGCTGGGGGCGATCACTTCGAGCAGGGCGAGGAAGCCGGTGGTGACCACCAGCGTGGAGCCGAACTGCACTCCCGTGAGCACGCCGTGCTGCTCGGGCCGCTGCATCAGCAGACTGAACACGGCGAGCCCGGCGAAGCTGACGAGCCCCGCCAGCAGCGACCGTACGGTGCCGATCCGCAGGCCGAGCAGTCTGCGGGCGCTGAGCACGAAGGCCGCGATGAAAGCGGTCATCACCAGCAGGGCGAGGAGGAACTGGGCCACCTTCATCACCGCGAAAGCCCTCCTGCCCTCAGCGCGCGGCTGCCCGGTTGTAGGCGCGTGAGGCCAGCGGCGCCACGACCGCGAGCAGGATCCCGCAGGTCAGCACCGCGGCGATAACCGGATGCTGGGCGGGCAGCGCGTCGCTGACCCGGGTGGAGGGGTTGCCCCACAGCTCCCGGCAGCCGCTGACCACGGCACTGATCGGGTTCCACTCCGCGAGGACCTGCATCCAGCGCGGCAGCCCGTCCAGCGGTACGAAGGAGTTGGACAGGAACGCGAACGGCATCACGACCAGCTGGGCGATGGTGTTGACCGCTTCCGGGCTGCGCACGACGAGTCCGATCAGCGCCCCGAGCCAGCACATCGTGAACCCGAGCAGCAGCAACAGGCCGAAGCCGGCGAGGGTCCTGGGCACACCGTGGTGGGCCCGCCAGCCGATGAGCAGGCCGACGACGGCCATGACCAGGCAGCTGAGGGCGGTCATGGCCAGGTCCGAGAAGGTACGGCCGAGCAGCACGGCGTACCGGGACATCGGCAGCGACCGGAAGCGGTCGACCAGGCCGTTGTTGAGGTCGTCGGCCACACCGGCGGCGCTGGTGCCCACGGCGGAGAACATCACCATCGTGAAGATGCCGGCCATGATGTACTCGCGGTAGTTGCCGTGGCCCGGCACGGTCATCGCGCTGCCGAAGAGGTAACCGAAGATCAGCACCATGACGACCGGCGCGACCGTCACCCCGAGCAGTTTCTCCGGCACCCTGATGATGTGCCGCATGTGCCGGCCCGTCAGGGCCATCACGTCGCTCGCCAGTTCCCCCATCACGCCTTCACTTCCTGCTCGTCGGCCGCCTCGGCGCTTTTGGTCTGTCCGGTGAGCGAGAGGAAGACGTCGTCCATGGACGGTCTGCGCATGGCGAAGTCCGTGACCTCCACGCCCCGCTCCCGCAGGGCCGTGGCGGCCTCGGCGATCGCTTCGATGCCCGAGGCCACCGGCACCGTCAGGGTGCGCCCGTCGTCCGCGACGACCGGGGCGCCCACCGATATCCGCTCCAGCAGCCGCTGCGCCTGGGCCGTGCCGGAGGCGTCGGCCAGGGCGATCTCCAGGCGTTCGCCGCCGACCTTCCGCTTGAGTTCGTCGGGGGTGCCGTCCGCGATCACCTGCCCCTTGTCGATGACCGCGATCCGGTCGGCGAGGTGGTCGGCCTCTTCCAGGTACTGCGTGGTGAGCAGGACGGTGACCCCCGCGTCGACCTGCTCGCGCACCATGCTCCACAGCGTCATCCGGCTGGTCAGGTCCAGCCCTGTGGTGGGCTCGTCCAGGAAGAGCACGGTCGGTTCGGCGAGCAGGCTGGCGGCCAGGTCGAGCCGGCGGCGCATACCGCCGGAGTACGTCTTGGTCTCCCGGTCGGCGGCCTGGGTGAGGTCGAACCGCTCGAGCAGTTCGTCGGCGCGGCGCCGGGCACCGGCCCGCCCCAGCCGGTACAGCCGCCCGATCAGGGTGAGGTTCTCCCTGCCGGTGAGCCGCTCGTCGACCGCCGCGTACTGTCCGGCGAGCCCGATGCGTCTGCGGACCTCCATGGGCTCGCGGGCGACGTCGTGGCCGGCCACCGTGGCGCGGCCGCCGTCGGGCGGGAGCAGGGTGGCCAGAATGCGCACCGATGTCGTCTTTCCCGCCCCGTTGGGCCCCAGGAGGCCGAGCACCGTGCCCTCGGGGACGCTGAGGTCCACCCCTTTGAGGACCTCGGTGTCCCCGTACCGTTTGCGGATCCCCTCCGCCTCGATCGCCACTTCGTGATCCCTCCTCGGAAAGTCGCCGATACCGTGCTGTCGGGCCGGCTCAGGGCCGGCCGATGCGGGCCAGTCCCCTGGCGCCGCGTCGTCCGGCGCCCCGCGAGACGGCAAGGGGGTCCCAGCCCGGCCCGCGCTCGGGCAGCAGCTGCGGATCGCCGAGCACCGTGCCGGAGTGGACCTCGTGCATCAGCCGGCGCCCGGTCAGCTGGGCCGCGCAGGCGATGCCGCCGACGGCGACGCCCGTGATGCCGCTGCCGTACCGGGTGCTGGCGCCGACCACGTACAGTCCGGCCACCGGGGTCCTGGTGTCCGGACGTCCTCCGGGGCCGCCCCATTCGGCGAGGCCGAAGGGTGTTCCGCCGGTGGACAGGGTGTAGCGCTCGTGGGTGAGCGGTGTCGCCGCCTCCAGGTGCACCACATGGTCGCGGAACGGGCCGAGCACCTTCTCGGCGGCGGTCAGCATCGCCTCGGTGAACCGCTCCTTGTGCTGACGGTAGTGCGGGTCACGGCGGTAGCGGGTGCCGTCGGCCGGGCCCGAGGTCACACCCCAGCGGTCGTACTGCGGCGGACACAGCGTCATGAGCTGGAAGTTGGTGTGTCCGGGCGGGCAGACCTGGGGCGAGCCGGGGTCCTTGCGGGAGGCGAACGACGCGAACAGGA comes from Streptomyces sp. FXJ1.172 and encodes:
- a CDS encoding ABC1 kinase family protein, with the translated sequence MKVAQFLLALLVMTAFIAAFVLSARRLLGLRIGTVRSLLAGLVSFAGLAVFSLLMQRPEQHGVLTGVQFGSTLVVTTGFLALLEVIAPSGTVGWPTDWARAVRSRLACARRSAQIASIAVRHGLRPYLGGGPVREGGAALAHSLRLALEQGGATFIKLGQVLATRQDLLPPEFVRELARLHHQVPAEPWPPVREALGRALGVPVEQAFARFDPVPVAAASIAQVHTARMHCGDEVVVKVRRPGIEELVRRDLDIVQGLAKSLERRTRWARSLGARELAEGFAQSVREELDFRVEAANLAATAAARDRRGRPPAIRVPAVHPELSGEEVLVLERLHGKPAGTAPLRQLGHEQRLALARDLLAELFEQVMTDGLFHADPHPGNVLLLDDGGLGLVDFGSVGRIDTTVRSGLRAFLLALHAGDAAALCDALLIIVTRPDEVDEPRLERALGRFLSRHFAGGGTPNVEVFGDLFRLVSQHGLAVPPEVAAVFRALGTLEGTLMTVVPGFSLVEEARRLVDVRLGGVGTASAVPAGGHPVSLAELASVWELVRRLPRRLERVTSALEQGRLGVGVRLFADARDRRYIRSLVHEVLLTFIAATCGVMSAVLLSIRGGPVVVPGIRFFELLGYHLLVVSGVIGLRVLFLITRGSSE
- a CDS encoding ABC transporter permease, encoding MGELASDVMALTGRHMRHIIRVPEKLLGVTVAPVVMVLIFGYLFGSAMTVPGHGNYREYIMAGIFTMVMFSAVGTSAAGVADDLNNGLVDRFRSLPMSRYAVLLGRTFSDLAMTALSCLVMAVVGLLIGWRAHHGVPRTLAGFGLLLLLGFTMCWLGALIGLVVRSPEAVNTIAQLVVMPFAFLSNSFVPLDGLPRWMQVLAEWNPISAVVSGCRELWGNPSTRVSDALPAQHPVIAAVLTCGILLAVVAPLASRAYNRAAAR
- a CDS encoding ATP-binding cassette domain-containing protein, with amino-acid sequence MAIEAEGIRKRYGDTEVLKGVDLSVPEGTVLGLLGPNGAGKTTSVRILATLLPPDGGRATVAGHDVAREPMEVRRRIGLAGQYAAVDERLTGRENLTLIGRLYRLGRAGARRRADELLERFDLTQAADRETKTYSGGMRRRLDLAASLLAEPTVLFLDEPTTGLDLTSRMTLWSMVREQVDAGVTVLLTTQYLEEADHLADRIAVIDKGQVIADGTPDELKRKVGGERLEIALADASGTAQAQRLLERISVGAPVVADDGRTLTVPVASGIEAIAEAATALRERGVEVTDFAMRRPSMDDVFLSLTGQTKSAEAADEQEVKA